The Oncorhynchus masou masou isolate Uvic2021 chromosome 31, UVic_Omas_1.1, whole genome shotgun sequence genome includes a region encoding these proteins:
- the LOC135525328 gene encoding protein FAM163A-like — protein sequence MTAGTVVITGGILATVILLCIIAVLCYCRLQYYCCKKNGSEGDTSSVTQPHFACNACSAPGVDGTAVTPLSFSPELPASHATGPPRNYCPTCSPYESPFYIRATDEMHNGGERITYMPTHYENPALALALPSLHGSLLSTSQHRSNPAPDFYTNTRAISTDV from the exons ATGACAGCTGGAACTGTTGTCATAACCGGAGGAATTCTCGCCACGGTGATACTCTTGTGTATCATAGCAGTGCTCTGTTACTGTAGACTccag TATTACTGCTGTAAGAAGAATGGGTCAGAAGGGGACACCAGCTCCGTCACGCAGCCCCACTTTGCCTGCAACGCATGCAGTGCTCCCGGGGTGGACGGGACGGCCGtcactcccctctccttctccccggAACTCCCTGCCTCCCACGCCACGGGCCCCCCACGTAACTATTGCCCCACCTGTTCGCCCTACGAATCACCCTTCTATATCCGAGCCACCGACGAGATGCACAATGGCGGCGAGCGCATCACCTACATGCCCACGCACTATGAGAACCCAGCCCTGGCTCTTGCCCTGCCCTCCCTGCATGGCTCCCTGCTGAGCACCAGCCAGCATCGCAGCAACCCAGCACCGGACTTCTACACCAACACTCGCGCTATAAGTACAGACGTGTGA